A window of the Serratia sarumanii genome harbors these coding sequences:
- the yqhD gene encoding alcohol dehydrogenase: MQNFILHTPTKILFGKDQIAEVAGQIPADARILITYGGGSVKKNGVLDQVYSALAGRDVREFSGIEPNPTYETLMKAVEVVKAENIDFLLAVGGGSVVDGTKFIAAAARYTADGDAWHILQTVGSHIADAVPMGCVLTLPATGSESNSGAVITRKSSGDKQHFFSPLVQPRFAVLDPVVTYSLPPRQIANGVVDAFVHTLEQYLTYPVDAKVQDRFAEGLLLTLLEDGPRALAEPENYAVRANVMWSATMALNGLIGAGVPQDWATHMLGHELTAMHDLDHAQTLAIVLPALLHEKKAQKRAKLLQYADRVWGLREGSEDSRIDGAIAATRAFFEQMGVPTRMADYQLDGSSIPALLDKLHQHGMTALGEHQDITLDVSRRIYEAAR; this comes from the coding sequence ATGCAAAACTTCATTCTGCATACCCCAACCAAAATCCTGTTCGGCAAGGACCAAATTGCCGAAGTGGCCGGCCAGATCCCGGCGGACGCACGCATTCTGATCACCTACGGTGGCGGCAGCGTGAAGAAAAACGGCGTGCTGGATCAGGTGTACAGCGCGCTGGCCGGCCGCGACGTGCGGGAGTTCTCCGGCATCGAGCCGAACCCGACCTACGAAACGCTGATGAAAGCGGTCGAAGTGGTGAAGGCGGAAAACATCGATTTCCTGCTGGCGGTCGGCGGCGGTTCGGTGGTTGACGGCACCAAGTTCATCGCCGCCGCCGCGCGTTACACCGCCGACGGCGACGCCTGGCATATCCTGCAGACCGTCGGCAGCCACATCGCCGACGCAGTGCCGATGGGCTGCGTGCTGACACTGCCGGCCACCGGTTCCGAATCCAACAGCGGCGCGGTGATCACCCGTAAAAGCAGCGGCGACAAGCAGCACTTCTTCTCGCCGCTGGTGCAGCCGCGCTTCGCCGTACTGGATCCGGTGGTGACCTATTCGCTGCCGCCGCGCCAAATCGCCAATGGCGTGGTCGACGCCTTCGTGCACACCCTGGAGCAGTATCTGACCTACCCGGTCGACGCCAAGGTGCAGGATCGCTTCGCCGAAGGCCTGCTGCTGACCCTGCTGGAAGACGGCCCGCGCGCGCTGGCCGAACCGGAAAACTATGCGGTGCGCGCCAACGTGATGTGGAGCGCCACCATGGCGCTGAACGGCCTGATCGGCGCCGGGGTGCCGCAGGACTGGGCAACCCACATGCTGGGCCACGAGCTGACCGCCATGCACGATCTCGACCACGCGCAAACGCTGGCCATCGTGCTGCCGGCGCTGCTGCACGAGAAGAAAGCGCAGAAGCGCGCAAAACTGCTGCAGTACGCTGACCGCGTTTGGGGCCTGCGCGAAGGCAGCGAAGACAGCCGCATCGACGGCGCCATCGCCGCCACTCGCGCCTTCTTCGAGCAGATGGGCGTACCGACCCGCATGGCGGATTACCAGCTCGACGGCAGCAGCATTCCGGCGCTGCTCGACAAGCTGCATCAGCACGGCATGACCGCCCTGGGCGAGCATCAGGACATCACCCTGGACGTCAGCCGCCGCATTTATGAAGCGGCGCGTTAA
- the dkgA gene encoding 2,5-didehydrogluconate reductase DkgA, with amino-acid sequence MTTQQPIIKLHDGNLMPQLGLGVWQASIEETTRAVSKALEIGYRSIDTAAIYKNEEGVGAALQSSSLPRSELFITTKLWNDDQGDPLAALETSLEKLKLDYVDLYLIHWPRPQQDQYISAWRELINLREQGLVKSIGVCNFHTPHLQRLLDETNVAPVVNQIELHPLLQQRQLRAWNATHHIATESWSPLAQGGEGVFDQPLIKALAEKYEKTPAQIVVRWHLDSGLIVIPKSVTPSRIRENFEVFDFKLDKDELGEIAKLDVGNRLGPDPDTL; translated from the coding sequence ATGACAACGCAACAACCCATCATCAAACTCCACGATGGTAATCTGATGCCGCAGTTGGGTCTCGGCGTTTGGCAGGCGAGTATTGAAGAGACCACCCGCGCGGTGAGCAAAGCGCTGGAGATCGGTTACCGCTCCATCGACACCGCCGCGATCTACAAGAACGAGGAAGGCGTCGGCGCCGCGCTGCAGTCCAGCTCGCTGCCGCGCAGCGAGCTGTTCATCACCACCAAGCTGTGGAACGACGATCAGGGCGATCCGCTGGCGGCGCTGGAAACCAGCCTGGAGAAGCTAAAACTGGACTATGTGGATCTGTACCTGATCCACTGGCCGCGCCCGCAGCAGGATCAATACATCTCCGCCTGGCGCGAACTGATCAACCTGCGCGAACAAGGCCTGGTGAAAAGCATCGGCGTATGCAACTTCCATACGCCGCACCTGCAGCGCCTGCTGGATGAAACCAACGTGGCGCCGGTCGTCAATCAGATAGAGCTGCATCCGCTGCTGCAACAGCGCCAGCTGCGTGCCTGGAACGCCACGCACCACATCGCCACCGAATCCTGGAGCCCGCTGGCGCAGGGCGGTGAAGGGGTGTTCGACCAGCCGCTGATCAAGGCGCTGGCCGAAAAATACGAGAAAACCCCGGCGCAGATCGTGGTGCGCTGGCACCTGGACAGCGGCCTTATCGTGATCCCGAAATCGGTCACGCCGTCGCGCATCCGCGAAAACTTCGAGGTGTTTGATTTCAAACTCGATAAGGACGAACTGGGCGAGATCGCCAAGCTGGACGTCGGTAACCGCCTTGGGCCGGATCCGGATACCCTGTAA
- a CDS encoding transglycosylase SLT domain-containing protein encodes MKFSFSHGSRLGMLCIMLVLAGCAGKKQRVSYDRHAFDSAIKDAASEYGVDAKLITAMIQVESGFNPAAVSRSNAIGLMQLKADTAGCDAYRYKGKRGCPDDDDLLDPDTNIDLGAAYLATLQKQQLKGIANPVTLRYATIIAYVNGTGALLRTFSSNRQQAIAMINNLSPEAFNWHVRKYHPAPQAPRHLMKVEAAYDRL; translated from the coding sequence ATGAAATTCTCTTTCTCACACGGGTCACGGCTGGGCATGCTTTGCATCATGCTGGTGCTGGCGGGTTGCGCCGGCAAGAAACAGCGCGTCAGCTACGATCGCCACGCCTTCGATAGCGCCATTAAAGACGCCGCCAGCGAATACGGCGTAGACGCCAAGCTGATCACCGCCATGATCCAGGTGGAGTCCGGTTTCAACCCCGCCGCAGTGAGCAGATCCAATGCGATCGGCCTGATGCAGCTGAAAGCCGATACCGCCGGCTGCGACGCCTATCGCTACAAAGGCAAACGCGGTTGCCCGGACGATGACGATCTGCTGGATCCCGACACCAATATCGATCTCGGCGCCGCCTATCTGGCCACCTTGCAAAAACAACAGCTTAAAGGGATCGCCAATCCAGTTACGCTGCGCTACGCCACCATCATCGCCTACGTCAACGGCACCGGCGCGCTGCTGCGCACCTTCTCCAGCAACCGTCAGCAGGCCATCGCGATGATCAACAACCTGTCGCCGGAAGCCTTTAACTGGCACGTGCGCAAATACCACCCTGCTCCACAGGCGCCGCGCCATTTGATGAAAGTGGAAGCCGCCTACGATCGGCTGTGA
- a CDS encoding YgiQ family radical SAM protein, producing the protein MSTTSLIQPDRELFSYKPYWAECFGTAPFLPMSRAEMDQLGWDSCDVIIISGDAYVDHPSFGMAIIGRMLEAQGFRVGIIAQPDWSNKEDFMRLGKPNLFFGITAGNMDSMINRYTADRKLRHDDAYTAGNVGGKRPDRATLVYSQRCKEAYKDVPIVLGGIEASLRRIAHYDYWSDTVRRSVLVDSKADMLIYGNGERPLVEVAHRLAAGEKIGDIHDIRNTAVMRKEALPGWSGVDSTRLDKPGRIEPIPNPYGDDLPCADGAKPKEPEAKPVTVRAAKPKPWEKTYVLLPSFEKVKGDKVLYAHTSRILHHETNPGCARALMQKHGDRYVWINPPAIPLTTPEMDSVFALPYQRVPHPSYGQDRIPAYDMIRFSVNIMRGCYGGCSFCSITEHEGRIIQSRSEDSIVREIEEIRDKVPGFTGVISDLGGPTANMYMLRCTNPRAEQTCRRASCVYPEICTYMDTNHEPTIKLYRRARSLEGIKKILIASGVRYDLAVEDPRYIKELATHHVGGYLKIAPEHTEEGPLSKMMKPGMGSYDRFKQLFDHYSKQAGKEQYLIPYFISSHPGTRDEDMVNLALWLKKNRFRLDQVQNFYPSPMANSTTMYYSGKNPLSKVGYKSEDVVVPRGDRQRRLHKALLRYHDPANWALIRAALEEMGLKHLIGSRRECLVPAPSIDEQREAKRLQRHTRPALTKHTDINRQRTPSNRPPRKPIRKAKP; encoded by the coding sequence ATGAGCACCACCAGCCTGATCCAACCCGATCGTGAACTGTTTTCCTATAAGCCTTATTGGGCGGAATGTTTTGGCACCGCGCCGTTTTTACCGATGTCGCGAGCAGAGATGGATCAACTGGGCTGGGACAGCTGCGATGTGATCATCATCAGCGGCGACGCCTATGTCGATCACCCGAGCTTCGGCATGGCGATCATCGGCCGCATGCTGGAAGCGCAGGGCTTCCGCGTCGGCATCATCGCGCAGCCGGACTGGAGCAACAAAGAAGACTTCATGCGATTGGGGAAACCGAACCTGTTCTTCGGCATCACCGCCGGCAACATGGACTCGATGATCAACCGTTATACCGCCGATCGCAAACTGCGCCACGACGATGCCTACACCGCCGGCAACGTCGGCGGCAAGCGCCCGGATCGCGCCACCCTGGTCTACAGCCAGCGCTGTAAAGAAGCCTACAAAGACGTGCCGATCGTGCTGGGTGGCATCGAAGCCAGCCTGCGCCGCATCGCCCACTACGATTACTGGTCGGATACCGTGCGCCGCTCGGTGCTGGTGGATTCCAAGGCCGACATGCTGATCTACGGCAACGGTGAACGCCCGCTGGTGGAAGTGGCGCATCGCCTGGCCGCCGGTGAGAAGATTGGCGACATCCACGATATTCGCAATACCGCCGTAATGCGCAAAGAAGCGCTGCCGGGCTGGAGCGGCGTGGATTCCACCCGCCTCGACAAGCCGGGCCGCATCGAACCTATCCCGAACCCGTACGGCGACGATCTGCCGTGCGCCGACGGCGCCAAGCCGAAAGAGCCGGAAGCCAAGCCTGTCACCGTGCGCGCCGCCAAGCCGAAGCCGTGGGAGAAGACCTATGTGCTGCTGCCGTCCTTCGAGAAAGTGAAGGGCGACAAGGTGCTGTATGCGCACACCTCGCGCATTCTGCACCATGAAACCAACCCGGGCTGCGCCCGTGCGCTGATGCAGAAACACGGCGACCGCTACGTGTGGATCAACCCGCCGGCGATCCCGCTGACCACGCCGGAGATGGACAGCGTCTTCGCGCTGCCTTATCAGCGCGTGCCGCACCCGTCCTACGGCCAGGATCGCATTCCGGCCTATGACATGATCCGTTTCTCGGTGAATATCATGCGCGGCTGCTACGGCGGCTGCTCGTTCTGTTCGATCACCGAGCATGAAGGGCGCATCATCCAGAGCCGTTCGGAAGATTCGATCGTTCGCGAAATCGAAGAGATCCGCGACAAGGTGCCGGGCTTCACCGGCGTGATCTCCGATCTCGGCGGCCCGACCGCCAACATGTATATGCTGCGCTGCACCAACCCGCGCGCCGAGCAGACCTGCCGCCGCGCCTCGTGCGTGTATCCGGAGATCTGCACCTATATGGACACCAACCACGAGCCGACCATCAAGCTGTATCGCCGCGCGCGTTCGCTGGAGGGCATTAAGAAGATCCTGATCGCTTCCGGGGTTCGTTACGATCTGGCGGTGGAAGATCCGCGTTATATCAAGGAACTGGCGACCCACCACGTCGGCGGCTACCTGAAGATCGCGCCGGAGCACACCGAAGAAGGGCCGCTGTCGAAGATGATGAAGCCGGGCATGGGCAGCTACGATCGCTTCAAGCAGCTGTTTGATCACTATTCGAAGCAGGCGGGCAAAGAGCAGTACCTGATCCCGTACTTCATCTCGTCGCACCCGGGCACCCGCGATGAAGACATGGTGAACCTGGCGCTGTGGCTGAAGAAGAACCGTTTCCGCCTCGATCAGGTGCAGAACTTCTATCCTTCGCCGATGGCCAACTCCACCACCATGTATTACAGCGGCAAAAACCCGCTGAGCAAGGTGGGGTACAAGAGCGAAGACGTGGTGGTGCCGCGCGGCGATCGCCAGCGCCGCCTGCACAAGGCGCTGCTGCGTTACCACGATCCGGCCAACTGGGCGCTGATCCGCGCCGCGCTGGAAGAGATGGGGCTGAAGCACCTGATCGGCAGCCGCCGCGAGTGTCTGGTGCCGGCGCCGAGCATCGACGAGCAGCGCGAAGCGAAACGCCTGCAGCGCCATACCCGGCCGGCGCTGACCAAACATACCGATATCAATCGGCAGCGCACGCCGTCCAACCGGCCGCCGCGCAAACCGATTCGCAAAGCCAAGCCGTAA
- a CDS encoding GntR family transcriptional regulator, which translates to MTDFMAWLRGHLAQGAVAPRYIQLASAIETAIRQQVLAAEAFLPPERQMAEGLALSRVTVSKAMKLLEEKGLILRQQGVGTRVAMHIGYSLDKDSGFTAQALRHGSSVSNRWLLRTRVGAPAKAAAALGLAEGDEVVKLRRLRLLNGSPVSLETTYIPPRFLPEPGQLEHSLYALWQSRGIVPEDKHFLLKAVSCSDEVAELLNVPCGAPLLHITQTSRNAQGEALEFSDILCRSDVYEFEVNG; encoded by the coding sequence ATGACGGATTTTATGGCCTGGCTGCGTGGCCATCTGGCGCAGGGGGCGGTAGCGCCGCGTTATATTCAGTTGGCATCGGCGATAGAAACCGCGATCAGGCAGCAGGTGCTGGCAGCAGAGGCGTTTTTGCCGCCCGAACGGCAGATGGCGGAAGGCCTGGCGCTGTCGCGCGTCACCGTCAGCAAGGCGATGAAACTGCTGGAGGAGAAGGGGCTGATTTTGCGACAGCAGGGCGTTGGCACCCGCGTGGCGATGCACATTGGCTATTCCCTCGATAAGGACAGCGGTTTCACCGCTCAGGCGCTGCGCCACGGCAGCAGCGTCAGCAATCGATGGCTGCTGCGCACCCGGGTCGGCGCGCCGGCCAAGGCCGCAGCGGCGCTGGGGCTGGCGGAAGGGGATGAGGTGGTCAAACTGCGGCGTTTGCGCTTGCTGAACGGCAGCCCGGTCTCGCTGGAAACCACCTATATTCCGCCGCGCTTCCTGCCCGAACCGGGGCAGCTGGAACATTCGCTGTATGCGTTATGGCAATCGCGCGGCATCGTGCCTGAAGATAAACACTTTCTGCTGAAGGCGGTATCCTGCAGCGACGAGGTTGCCGAGCTGCTCAACGTGCCGTGCGGCGCGCCGTTGTTGCACATCACCCAGACCAGCCGCAATGCCCAGGGTGAGGCGCTGGAGTTCAGCGATATCTTGTGCCGCAGCGACGTTTATGAATTCGAAGTGAACGGTTAG
- a CDS encoding purine-cytosine permease family protein: MTDINRNEAWKVESTGIDRVPDAEQTGKPIELFWIWSAANIGILGVVYGAIIVGFGLSFLQSVLAALVGVASFVLVGLTSFAGKRGRTSTLTLSRVIFGLKGNVAPTLFSWINLMGWEAVNVITGTLTLAALFEAFGLGSSHLLTALSLLLFGGLTVIVSLLGQNTVVWMQSWFSRIFGTMTLIVVLYILFNTEWSQVLALPSGSWLTGFLPAVSVIAAGTGISWAIAGADYSRYQSPSSSSKSIFAAVMGGACLPLMLLMLAGILLSVQLPDLASAANPIALIGSVLPAWMAIPYLLAATAGIVTIAVLSLYSASLNLLTIGVQVKQWLAVSIDAVVVLGIALYVLFISGDFMGPFISFLVFCGVFLAAWEAIFLLDYLCLRRRHGYDGNALYGLHGQNRGVRKAPLFCWFLGALCGLLVTKTGFIDGPLAKGLFADSSLGLFVSFAVSLIAYGLYLTQRREHQ, from the coding sequence ATGACCGATATCAATCGCAATGAAGCATGGAAGGTAGAAAGCACCGGTATCGATCGGGTGCCGGACGCGGAACAGACCGGCAAGCCCATCGAGCTGTTTTGGATCTGGTCGGCGGCCAATATCGGCATTCTCGGCGTGGTGTACGGCGCCATTATCGTCGGCTTCGGCTTATCCTTCCTGCAATCGGTACTCGCCGCGCTGGTCGGCGTCGCCAGCTTCGTGCTGGTCGGTCTCACCAGCTTCGCCGGCAAGCGCGGGCGCACCTCTACGCTGACGCTCTCGCGGGTGATTTTCGGCCTGAAGGGCAACGTGGCGCCCACCCTGTTCAGTTGGATCAACCTGATGGGCTGGGAAGCGGTCAACGTGATCACCGGCACCCTGACGCTGGCGGCGCTGTTCGAGGCCTTCGGGTTGGGTAGCAGCCACCTGCTGACCGCGCTCAGCCTGCTGCTGTTCGGCGGGCTCACTGTCATCGTCAGCCTGCTGGGGCAAAATACCGTGGTCTGGATGCAAAGCTGGTTCAGCCGCATCTTCGGCACCATGACGCTGATCGTGGTGCTCTATATCCTGTTCAACACCGAGTGGAGCCAGGTGCTGGCGCTGCCTTCCGGCAGCTGGTTGACCGGCTTCCTGCCGGCGGTATCGGTGATTGCCGCCGGTACCGGCATCAGTTGGGCGATCGCCGGCGCCGATTACAGCCGCTATCAAAGCCCGAGCTCGTCGAGCAAAAGCATTTTCGCCGCGGTAATGGGCGGCGCCTGTTTGCCGCTGATGCTGCTGATGCTGGCCGGCATCCTGCTTTCCGTGCAGCTGCCCGATCTGGCCAGCGCCGCCAACCCCATCGCACTGATAGGCTCGGTGCTGCCCGCCTGGATGGCCATTCCTTATCTGCTGGCCGCCACCGCCGGCATCGTCACCATCGCGGTGCTCAGCCTGTATTCCGCCAGCCTTAACCTGCTGACTATCGGCGTGCAGGTCAAGCAGTGGCTGGCGGTGTCGATCGACGCGGTGGTGGTGTTGGGCATCGCCCTGTATGTGCTGTTCATCTCCGGTGATTTCATGGGGCCGTTCATCTCCTTCCTGGTGTTCTGCGGCGTCTTCCTGGCGGCCTGGGAGGCGATTTTCCTGCTCGATTACCTGTGCCTGCGCCGCCGCCACGGGTATGATGGCAACGCTTTGTACGGCCTGCATGGCCAGAACCGCGGCGTGCGCAAAGCCCCGCTGTTCTGCTGGTTCCTCGGCGCCCTGTGCGGCCTGCTGGTCACCAAAACCGGTTTTATCGACGGCCCGCTGGCCAAAGGCCTGTTCGCCGATTCCAGCCTGGGGCTGTTTGTGTCGTTCGCGGTGAGTCTGATCGCTTACGGTCTGTACCTGACCCAACGCAGAGAACATCAATGA
- a CDS encoding PfkB family carbohydrate kinase has protein sequence MSEWEAVTPVLVIGGAVGDLVMTLPRLPTSGEDIEAQPQARQIGGCAFNVARALVRLETPVINGMPVGNGEWGAAAEAAMGELGLEVLLRHGQMDNGWCLALVEPNGERTFITVSGCESQWNKAQLATLPLTEHTLIYASGYELAGESGEALREWLTRMPFDQPRLIDPGPRIAQLSEDFFAMLSDSHTLLTLNRDEVAALCGGGDAVEGAQRYAAARNLTLVCRLDRDGAWICDGRTPPLHVPAYPVDVVDTIGAGDAHCAGLLAGLSAGWPLPQAVDLANRVAACVVASLGAANPPDRQQLQQRFPQA, from the coding sequence ATGAGTGAGTGGGAAGCTGTAACACCTGTCCTGGTGATTGGGGGCGCGGTCGGCGATCTGGTGATGACGCTGCCGCGCCTGCCGACCAGCGGCGAAGATATCGAAGCCCAGCCGCAGGCGCGGCAAATCGGCGGCTGCGCGTTCAACGTGGCGCGCGCGCTGGTGCGCCTGGAAACGCCGGTGATTAACGGCATGCCGGTTGGCAACGGCGAATGGGGCGCGGCTGCCGAAGCCGCCATGGGCGAGCTGGGGCTGGAGGTGCTGCTGCGCCACGGCCAGATGGACAACGGCTGGTGCCTGGCGCTGGTGGAGCCAAACGGTGAACGCACCTTCATCACGGTTTCCGGCTGCGAAAGCCAATGGAATAAAGCGCAGCTGGCGACGCTGCCGCTGACGGAGCACACCCTGATCTACGCCAGCGGCTACGAGCTGGCGGGCGAAAGCGGCGAGGCGCTGCGCGAGTGGCTGACGCGCATGCCGTTCGACCAACCGCGCCTGATCGATCCCGGCCCGCGCATCGCTCAGCTCAGCGAAGATTTCTTCGCCATGCTCAGCGACAGCCACACCCTATTGACGCTCAACCGCGACGAAGTGGCCGCGCTGTGCGGCGGCGGCGACGCCGTGGAGGGCGCGCAGCGCTATGCCGCCGCTCGTAACCTGACGCTGGTTTGCCGCCTGGATCGCGACGGCGCGTGGATCTGCGACGGCCGCACGCCGCCGCTGCACGTGCCCGCCTATCCGGTAGACGTCGTCGACACCATCGGCGCGGGCGATGCCCACTGCGCCGGTTTGCTGGCGGGCCTGTCCGCCGGCTGGCCGCTGCCGCAGGCGGTCGATCTGGCCAACCGGGTCGCCGCTTGCGTGGTGGCCAGCCTCGGCGCCGCCAATCCGCCGGACCGGC